Genomic window (Pradoshia sp. D12):
GAAAGATAGGACCATCGTTCAATCAAATGCTCCAGTTCTTCATTTAATTGAATTTCTTCCTCAGCTAATTTATTCGCCAGTTCAAAATCACTGCCTGCTTTATTTAGTTCGGCAGCGACTTCCTCCAGTCGTTTTTCAACCGCTTCTATTTTTTCATCGATGCCTTCCCATTCTCTCATCTCATGATAGGATAGCCGTTTTTTCGTTTTTGTCTCTTCTGCACGTTTTATTTTAGGAGTTGACTCTTTCTCAACGGCAGTTGCAAGTCTTTCCTGCTCCTGTTTCCATTCCAAGTAATCACTTGCCTGCCCATAGTATTGCTGAATCTGTCCATTCCCTGTAAATACCCATAATTTATGACATGTTTTATCCAAGAAGTATCGATCATGTGATACGGTTATAACAACACCCGGAAAATGCTGAAGATACTCTTCCAAAACAGTTAATGTCTGAATATCCAAATCATTTGTCGGTTCGTCCAATAAAAGTACATTTGGAGACTCCATCAATATCTTCAATAAATAAAGCCTTCTTTTTTCTCCGCCTGAAAGCTTCCCGATGACCGTCCCATGCGTATGTGGCTCAAAAAGGAAACGTTCCAGCATTTGTGCGGCCGAAATTCGCTCACCATCTGCAAGCGTGACCGCTTCACTTGTTTCCCGGATATATTCAATCATTCGCTTATTGAGTGGTAAATCTTCATTTTCCTGAGTATAATAGCCAATCAATACCGTAGAACCCCGATCAATTGAGCCACTAGTTAAAGACTCAGAACCGGCAAGCATTCTTAATATGGTTGTTTTTCCACTGCCATTGGCTCCAAGGATACCAATTCGATCTCCCTTTTGTAAAATGACAGAAAACCGATCGATTAAGAGTTTATTTTCATAGGATTTTGAAAGATTAACCAGCTCCAACACCTTTTTCCCAAGTCTGGTTGAAGCAACATCCAAACTTAAATCGTCACTTGCATTACCAGCATTCGCTTCCTCCTGCAAGGATTCAAAGCGCTGAATTCTCGCTTTTTGTTTCGTCGTTCTCGCTTTTGCCCCTTTCCGCATCCAGGCCAATTCCTGTTGGAACAGCCTTGAAACTTTATGAGCTGATTTTGCTTCCATCTCGTCTCTGATCGCTTTGATTTCTAAAAATTTCTCGTAGTTTCCGTCATAAGAATGCAATTGCCCCTTATCAAGCTCCCAAATCTTTTTAGTCACGGCATCTAAGAAATATCGATCATGAGTTACAAATAAAACCGATCCTTGATATCCTTGGATATACTCCTGCAGCCACTCGATACTGTCATAATCCAAATGGTTTGTCGGCTCGTCTAAAATAAGCAAATCTGCTTTTTCCATTAATGCTTTAGCTAAAGCACAACGCTTTTTTTGCCCTCCGGATAAAGAACCCATTCTAACATTAAGGTCTTTGATTCCTAGCTTATTTAACATAATTTGTGCATTTGAATGGATCTCCCAGCCACCGTTTGCATCCATTTCAGCTTGCAAATGAAACATTTTATCAAGAAGAGCTGAATCATTTGGGGACTCCTTCATATGTTCCAATAGCTCTTCGTACTTTCGTACAGTTTGAAATACAGGTGAGTCATTTCTATAAATAAAGGCTGATACCTTTTCATCTTCGTTTACTTCAACATTCTGTCCTAGATATGAAATCCGGTAATCCTTTGGCTTATCAATCAATCCTCCGTCCATTTCTTCAATGCCGGCAATGATTTTTAAAAGTGAAGATTTCCCTGTTCCGTTTAAGCCGATTAAACCAATTTTTTCGTTTTCACTTATGCTAAAGTTAATATCCTTA
Coding sequences:
- a CDS encoding ABC-F family ATP-binding cassette domain-containing protein, whose translation is MKVLKGIDIKKEYGEKTLFKDINFSISENEKIGLIGLNGTGKSSLLKIIAGIEEMDGGLIDKPKDYRISYLGQNVEVNEDEKVSAFIYRNDSPVFQTVRKYEELLEHMKESPNDSALLDKMFHLQAEMDANGGWEIHSNAQIMLNKLGIKDLNVRMGSLSGGQKKRCALAKALMEKADLLILDEPTNHLDYDSIEWLQEYIQGYQGSVLFVTHDRYFLDAVTKKIWELDKGQLHSYDGNYEKFLEIKAIRDEMEAKSAHKVSRLFQQELAWMRKGAKARTTKQKARIQRFESLQEEANAGNASDDLSLDVASTRLGKKVLELVNLSKSYENKLLIDRFSVILQKGDRIGILGANGSGKTTILRMLAGSESLTSGSIDRGSTVLIGYYTQENEDLPLNKRMIEYIRETSEAVTLADGERISAAQMLERFLFEPHTHGTVIGKLSGGEKRRLYLLKILMESPNVLLLDEPTNDLDIQTLTVLEEYLQHFPGVVITVSHDRYFLDKTCHKLWVFTGNGQIQQYYGQASDYLEWKQEQERLATAVEKESTPKIKRAEETKTKKRLSYHEMREWEGIDEKIEAVEKRLEEVAAELNKAGSDFELANKLAEEEIQLNEELEHLIERWSYLSEIQEG